A window from Bacteroidota bacterium encodes these proteins:
- a CDS encoding riboflavin synthase, with the protein MTNRKLTMFTGIIETLGTVRNLKKNSGNLEMEIACNFVNQLALGQSIAHNGVCLTVTHLYDNYYAATAIDETLHKTNLGELQIGDMINLERCMPANGRFDGHIVQGHADGKGVCKSIIEENGSWKFEFIYNDKTQITIPKGSICVNGVSLTVVDSTNESFSVAIIPYTFEHTNFKNIKQGSSVNLEFDVIGKYIQKILGK; encoded by the coding sequence GTGACAAATCGTAAATTAACTATGTTTACCGGTATTATAGAAACCTTAGGAACTGTTCGAAATCTAAAAAAGAATTCGGGGAATTTGGAGATGGAGATTGCCTGCAACTTTGTGAACCAACTTGCATTGGGGCAAAGCATTGCACATAATGGTGTATGCTTAACCGTTACCCATTTATACGATAATTATTATGCAGCTACAGCCATAGATGAAACGCTCCACAAAACAAATTTAGGTGAATTACAAATCGGTGATATGATAAACCTAGAACGCTGTATGCCCGCCAATGGCCGCTTTGATGGACATATCGTGCAAGGCCATGCAGATGGTAAAGGTGTTTGCAAAAGCATTATAGAAGAAAACGGAAGTTGGAAATTTGAATTTATATATAATGATAAAACGCAAATTACCATACCTAAAGGAAGTATATGTGTGAACGGCGTGAGCCTTACTGTGGTCGATTCTACTAATGAAAGTTTTAGTGTTGCAATAATTCCATATACTTTTGAGCATACCAATTTCAAAAATATAAAACAAGGAAGCAGCGTTAACTTGGAGTTTGATGTTATAGGTAAATATATACAAAAGATTTTGGGCAAATGA
- a CDS encoding glycosyltransferase family 9 protein: MFYQADCIHFRGDLPCNPHKRHKVHCEGCSYYEKVTHKILIIKLGAMGDVIRTTPLVQKLKAEYPGCKITWLTLTPDILPKSEIHEILSFELKNILYIQNTEWDITINLDKDKEAGALLQTIASKTKHGFILKDGVIQPYNDLAQHKFDTGLFDDVSQANTKSYPEEIFEICGYTYTNEKYLLDNHEDKGYSWQLDKSKKTIGLNTGCGDRWVTRLWSTEKWVELIKLLQSKNYNVLILGGKQEHERNLELEEKTGAIYFGYFPLQQFINLVYQCDLVVTQVTMAMHITMGLGKKMVLMNNIFNPYEFNVKGDNGIIVQPSKECKCFYRGTCVDGVSCMEELAAEKVFEAVEGIVGS; this comes from the coding sequence ATGTTCTATCAAGCCGATTGTATTCATTTTAGAGGAGACCTACCTTGTAACCCACATAAGAGACATAAAGTTCACTGCGAAGGTTGCTCTTACTACGAAAAAGTTACGCACAAGATACTAATCATTAAACTGGGTGCAATGGGCGACGTGATTAGAACAACACCTTTGGTTCAGAAATTAAAAGCTGAATATCCAGGATGTAAAATTACTTGGCTCACCCTTACTCCCGATATTTTGCCCAAAAGTGAGATTCATGAAATACTAAGTTTCGAGCTTAAAAATATATTATATATCCAAAATACAGAATGGGATATTACGATCAACCTAGATAAAGATAAAGAAGCCGGGGCCTTATTGCAAACCATTGCTTCCAAAACCAAACACGGTTTTATATTGAAAGACGGTGTGATACAACCCTATAATGATTTGGCCCAACACAAATTTGATACAGGTTTGTTCGATGATGTGAGCCAAGCCAATACCAAAAGCTATCCCGAAGAGATTTTTGAAATTTGCGGATATACTTATACTAACGAAAAATATTTGCTCGATAACCACGAGGATAAAGGATATAGCTGGCAACTCGATAAAAGTAAAAAAACTATAGGGCTAAATACAGGCTGCGGCGATCGATGGGTAACACGCCTGTGGAGCACTGAAAAATGGGTAGAACTGATTAAATTATTACAGTCGAAAAACTATAATGTTTTAATATTGGGTGGCAAACAAGAACATGAACGCAACCTAGAACTGGAAGAAAAAACAGGAGCTATATATTTCGGATATTTCCCTTTGCAACAATTCATCAATTTGGTATATCAATGCGATTTGGTAGTAACACAGGTTACGATGGCTATGCATATCACTATGGGCTTGGGCAAAAAAATGGTATTGATGAATAATATATTTAACCCGTACGAATTTAATGTGAAAGGTGATAATGGTATTATAGTACAACCCTCCAAAGAATGTAAATGTTTTTACCGAGGAACCTGTGTGGATGGGGTGAGCTGTATGGAGGAGTTAGCAGCGGAGAAGGTGTTTGAGGCGGTGGAAGGGATAGTGGGAAGCTAG